The segment AGCGGTCTGATGTTCTGCTGCAGACCACCTGGGAGCACCTGCAACTCTCCCTTCTCTCCCTCCTGATCGCCGTGTTGATCGCTCTGCCTCTGGGGGTCTGGCTGACACGGAGACAGCGGGTGGCGGAACCGGTGATCGGGGTGACGGCGGTATTGCAGACGATCCCGAGTCTGGCCTTGCTCGGATTTATGATTCCTCTGATCGGCATCGGAAAGACTCCGGCAGTCATCGCCTTGACCGCATACGCCCTGCTGCCGATCCTCCGCAATACATATACCGGCATCCGGGAGGTGGATCCGGCTTTGATCGAAGCCGCCACAGGGATGGGGATGAGTTCCTGGCGCCGGTTGGTCAAGGTGGAGCTGCCCCTGGCGATGCCTGTGATCATGGCGGGAGTCCGGACCGCGATGGTGTTGATCGTGGGCACGGCCACCCTGGCCGCCCTCATCGGAGCCGGGGGACTCGGGGATCTGATCCTGACGGGTATTCAGCGGGCGGATAACGGGTATATCCTGCTGGGGGCGATTCCGGCGGCGGACCCTGGAGAAACATCCGGAGCTGGAGAAGGCCCTCAACCGCCTGGCAGGCCGGATCACAGAGGAGGAAATGCAACGGATGAACCACCGGGTCGACTTCAAAGATGAAGATCCCGCCCGGGTGGCCCGGGAGTTTCTGAAAAAGAAAGGGTTGATTGACTGAAAATAAAAGAACAGACCCACTGCCGACTCCGGCAGTGGGTCTGTTTTGGAATGGATTTCGTTTTATCCGCCGCTTTCAGTTCCACCGGGATTTCCTTGGTCACCGCCGGGAGGCGTGCCGCCGTTGTTGTCACCGCCGGGGTTCCCGTTGTCACCGCCACCCGGTGGCCTGCCGTTGTCCCCCGATGTGTCCCCTCCCTGATTGTTCCCGGGACCGGGTCCCCCGGGGCGATGACCGGGAGGAGTGTCCCCATTCTGATCCCGCTGGTGATCCGGTGGGTTGTCTCCGTTCCGGTTATGGTCACGGTTCTGGTTGGAGTTGTCCCAGTGGCGTCTTGGTTCCTGCTTGCCTTGATCATCGTCGTCACCGTAGAAAGTTTTCCAACCTCCGTCGCCAGGGTTGCTTCCCTTGGAGGAACCGCCCCCGGAGGATGCTTTGAACCGGCTGACCTTGGTTCCTTTCACAGCGTCGCTCATCACTTTATGGAAGATCCGGGCCGGGTATTCACCGCCGGTCAGATCCACTTGGCCGCCGTTGTCATTGAAGACGGTGGTGGCCATCACATATTCGGGAGTGTACCCCACAAACCACGCGATCTTGCTGCCCTGAGTGGTACCCGTCTTGCCCGCGATGTCCCTGCCATCGGGAAGCTTGGCATTCTGCCCGGTGCCGTAGTCCACGGCGTACTTCAGAATCCGGGTCATGGTCCGGGATGTGTCCTTGGAGAAGACCTTCACATCTTTTTTCACTTTCTTTTTGGGCTCCACCAGATCGCCGTCCACATCCAGGATCTTGGTGATCGTATGGGCTTCGGTGTACATGCCGTCATGAACAAAAGTGGAATAGGCTTGGGCCATCTGCAAAGTGCTGACTCCCTTCGTCAGACCACCCAGTGCCAAAGGAGCCGGTGACTTGTCCGCCGGTTCCAGTTTCAGGCCCAGCTTTTGGCCGTATTCATAGGACTTGTTTACGCCCACCACTTCAGTGAGCAGGCGCGCCGTCGACACATTGAGAGACTTTCCGGCGACGACTTTCAAGGGAACAGTTCCATGGTAGGTCCGATCCATATTTCGAGGTGACCAACCATTGTAGGTGAAGGGAGCATCGGATACCATGCTGTTTTCGTTGTACCCTTTATCCTGGATGGCCGGTGCATAGACGGTCAGGGGTTTGATCGATGAACCCGGTTGAATCGGAGCCAAGGCCCGGTTGGGGAAACCGGGAAGGTAATGGCGGCCGCCTCCGATGGCGGCAATGGCCCCGGTTTTGGGATCGATCATGGTGGCCCCGGCATCCAATTTGTCGCTCCCCTTGTAGAAGGAGTCATCCTTGAGCGCCCGCTCCAGGGAGAGTTGGGCCTTTTTGTTCAAGCCGGTGTATATTTTATACCGTCCGTTCACCAGCTCCTGGGAGTTGAGACCGTAACGCTCTTCCGCCTCTTTCAGCAAATGTTCCCTGTAGGCCTGGAAATTTTCCGGCTTCTTGTATTTATTGAGATGTTTCTGATTGATCCCCAGATCCTTCTTCTGATACTTCTCTTTCTCTTCCTCGGTGATCAAATCAAATTCGGCCATTTTCTTCAGTACCACATTGCGTCGCTGTTTGGCGGCTTTCGGGTTTTGATAAGGATTGTATCCCTCGGGAGCCTTGGGCAAGCCCGCCAGGAGGGCGACCTCATGAGGCTCCAGCTTTTCTTTGGTCAAATCCTTGCCAAAGTAGATTTTGGAGGCCATCTGAATTCCGGATACGCCGTTTCCCAGGTAAATATAGTTCAGATAACCTTCCAGGATTTCCTTCTTGGTGTATTTACGCTCCAGGTTGTAGGCAAGGGTGATTTCGCTCACCTTACGCATGAAGGTTTTGTCTCTGTCGTTGAGGATCAGGTTGCGGGCCACCTGCATGGTGATCGTGCTCCCGCCCTCGGCGGGGCTCATGGTGAGCAAGTCCACCGCAAGGGCGCGGCCGAGACCTTTCAGGTCCGCCCCGTTATGTTTGTAGAAGCGTTCGTCTTCCACATAGACAAAGGTTTGAGCCAATTCCGGGGTTTTCACCTTGTCAAGTTCCACATACTCTCTTTGTGCATCTCCCAGGGTGGTTGCTTTTTTCCCCTGATGGTCGTAGATGGTGGTGACGAATTGCATGTTTTTTAGACTTTCCAGGTCGTAAAGGTTGGTGGTCATCATCACAGCGGTGCATCCCCCCATGATGATGAGCAGCGTGGTGGAGAGAACCAGCATCCACCATTTTTTGGTCATCATCGCTTTCCAAAATAACCGACCCATGGATTTCAATTTTCGAGCGTTCATCCCTTTTTCTCTCCTCCCAAGATACAATATATATCATACTGGATGTTCCCGGGAAACAGAACCTTTTTCACACAGCCGTTACACATTGAATTCTCCGGACAGATGTATGGGTTGGTCATATTTTACAGTGTCGGGACGGGCGGATCGGTTCTTATTTTCACTCCCCGGCACAAGTCTCGCTTTTGTTCCCAGATCCCGGCTTGCAGGGAGCCCGGATTCCATCCTATAATGGTCGGGTAGGAGTTGCCTCCGCCCCGAGGCGGAAATGGACGATGCATGTTAAATAACAGATACTGTCCGGGTGCCTGTGTACCCCTTTTGAGGTGATTCACCATGCCGGATTGGATCATATGGGTGATGATTCCCTGGTTTTTGTTCATGATCTGGTTTTTTGCGACCGGTGGCTATTTCATGTTTCGCAAGTTTTTGAAGGGCATG is part of the Kroppenstedtia eburnea genome and harbors:
- a CDS encoding glycine betaine ABC transporter substrate-binding protein; translation: MAGRITEEEMQRMNHRVDFKDEDPARVAREFLKKKGLID
- a CDS encoding transglycosylase domain-containing protein produces the protein MNARKLKSMGRLFWKAMMTKKWWMLVLSTTLLIIMGGCTAVMMTTNLYDLESLKNMQFVTTIYDHQGKKATTLGDAQREYVELDKVKTPELAQTFVYVEDERFYKHNGADLKGLGRALAVDLLTMSPAEGGSTITMQVARNLILNDRDKTFMRKVSEITLAYNLERKYTKKEILEGYLNYIYLGNGVSGIQMASKIYFGKDLTKEKLEPHEVALLAGLPKAPEGYNPYQNPKAAKQRRNVVLKKMAEFDLITEEEKEKYQKKDLGINQKHLNKYKKPENFQAYREHLLKEAEERYGLNSQELVNGRYKIYTGLNKKAQLSLERALKDDSFYKGSDKLDAGATMIDPKTGAIAAIGGGRHYLPGFPNRALAPIQPGSSIKPLTVYAPAIQDKGYNENSMVSDAPFTYNGWSPRNMDRTYHGTVPLKVVAGKSLNVSTARLLTEVVGVNKSYEYGQKLGLKLEPADKSPAPLALGGLTKGVSTLQMAQAYSTFVHDGMYTEAHTITKILDVDGDLVEPKKKVKKDVKVFSKDTSRTMTRILKYAVDYGTGQNAKLPDGRDIAGKTGTTQGSKIAWFVGYTPEYVMATTVFNDNGGQVDLTGGEYPARIFHKVMSDAVKGTKVSRFKASSGGGSSKGSNPGDGGWKTFYGDDDDQGKQEPRRHWDNSNQNRDHNRNGDNPPDHQRDQNGDTPPGHRPGGPGPGNNQGGDTSGDNGRPPGGGDNGNPGGDNNGGTPPGGDQGNPGGTESGG